One window of the Betaproteobacteria bacterium genome contains the following:
- a CDS encoding TraB/GumN family protein translates to MNLNRISVALTIALSFSLGSSLAATGANPPPPSPLLPPVAASGSQTYDPTQPAPKPDTRKRDAPMSDTPRPDSPRPDAPKNDELKPDPPKAILPNAPMPAAGDQAITLPAASASPLMRIGPAPVPSATKSFLWEVKSPSNVIWLFGTMHVGKRAFYPLPEAVETAFDSSAKLVVEADVSSQAADDLDALISYLPPDALDKNIPKPIYDRLRTQLVRLRIPEEAAKPMKPFAIGGLLSAAEFSRLGYDMNLGVDAYLLARAKEARKPVEELESVRAQLEMLANMPGELQEAFLDNAIATLELGRSGDQVIGMVNAWQSGDARLMAEVTADVNRGMRLSAQLDEIMLHGRHDAMLKKIEKYLAGKDPYFVAVGSLHLVGPRGLIQMLKSKGYEVTQK, encoded by the coding sequence ATGAACCTGAATCGCATTTCCGTCGCGCTGACGATTGCACTTTCGTTTAGTCTTGGTTCTTCGCTGGCAGCAACCGGCGCGAACCCACCGCCACCGTCGCCGTTGCTGCCCCCGGTCGCGGCAAGCGGCAGCCAGACATACGATCCCACGCAACCCGCGCCGAAGCCCGACACACGGAAACGCGATGCGCCGATGTCCGATACACCGCGGCCCGATTCACCACGGCCCGATGCACCGAAAAACGACGAGCTGAAGCCGGACCCGCCAAAGGCCATTCTGCCGAACGCCCCGATGCCTGCGGCCGGAGATCAGGCAATCACACTGCCCGCGGCATCCGCCTCGCCCCTGATGCGCATCGGGCCCGCTCCAGTACCGTCGGCCACGAAGTCATTCCTGTGGGAAGTGAAGTCGCCGTCCAACGTGATTTGGCTGTTTGGCACCATGCACGTCGGCAAACGCGCGTTTTATCCATTGCCGGAAGCGGTGGAAACTGCGTTTGACTCTTCTGCAAAGCTGGTGGTCGAGGCGGACGTCAGCAGTCAGGCGGCGGACGACCTGGATGCGCTGATCAGTTACCTGCCTCCTGACGCGCTCGACAAAAACATCCCCAAGCCGATTTACGACCGGCTCAGAACGCAACTGGTGCGTCTGCGCATCCCCGAAGAAGCGGCGAAGCCGATGAAGCCATTCGCGATCGGTGGGCTCTTGTCCGCGGCGGAATTTTCCCGGCTTGGCTATGACATGAACCTGGGCGTCGATGCCTACCTTCTTGCTCGCGCCAAGGAGGCCCGCAAGCCGGTGGAGGAGCTGGAGTCGGTTCGCGCGCAACTGGAAATGCTTGCCAACATGCCGGGCGAATTGCAGGAGGCGTTTCTCGACAATGCCATCGCCACGCTCGAGCTGGGACGTTCTGGCGATCAGGTGATCGGCATGGTGAATGCCTGGCAGAGCGGCGATGCCAGGCTGATGGCGGAGGTGACCGCGGACGTCAATCGCGGCATGCGCCTTTCCGCTCAACTCGACGAGATCATGTTGCATGGGCGGCATGACGCCATGTTGAAAAAAATCGAAAAATACCTGGCCGGAAAAGATCCGTATTTTGTCGCCGTGGGCTCGCTGCATTTGGTGGGGCCGCGCGGTCTGATCCAGATGCTCAAGTCCAAAGGCTATGAGGTCACGCAAAAATGA
- the phnD gene encoding phosphate/phosphite/phosphonate ABC transporter substrate-binding protein — translation MNNVLIAALLALACVPAWSQDVCKHRGNLDPHYCDEDLDLTADAPKDPSKLRNPASLLLSYSPQEDTATYEKLWAPYVDHMAQCSGRKARLFQVQSSAAVVEAFRSGRIQFSMLATGDTPFAVNVAGAVPYAGIGSRTGNVDSLLRYHVVVLVKNDSSYRKLADLAGKRVAHTAPSSLSGNMAPRALFTAEGLTPDKDYKVIYSGKHDNSITGVLRGDYDAAAVADDVLDRMLTRGLVKPNEYRIIYKSKPFPSGSMVLAHDLEPALAKTIRDCTLSYRFSPELVEAFQGSDRYVPLDYKRDFEGVREVVLKSGEAVDRAGAERKTDNKLTGKP, via the coding sequence TTGAACAACGTCCTGATTGCCGCATTGCTGGCTCTCGCCTGCGTCCCCGCGTGGTCGCAGGATGTCTGCAAACACCGCGGCAATCTTGATCCGCACTACTGCGACGAAGACCTCGACCTGACGGCTGATGCACCCAAGGATCCTTCGAAGCTGCGCAATCCGGCGTCGCTGCTGCTGAGCTATTCGCCACAGGAAGACACCGCCACCTACGAAAAACTCTGGGCGCCGTATGTTGATCACATGGCGCAATGCAGCGGCCGCAAAGCTCGACTGTTTCAGGTCCAGTCGAGCGCGGCGGTCGTGGAGGCCTTTCGCTCCGGGCGCATCCAGTTCAGCATGCTGGCAACCGGTGACACGCCTTTCGCCGTCAATGTCGCGGGCGCGGTGCCCTATGCTGGCATCGGCAGCCGCACCGGAAACGTCGACAGCCTGCTGCGCTATCATGTTGTGGTGCTGGTAAAAAACGACAGTTCCTATCGAAAGCTGGCCGACCTCGCCGGCAAGCGCGTCGCGCATACTGCCCCTTCTTCCCTCTCCGGCAACATGGCGCCGCGCGCGCTGTTCACCGCCGAGGGCCTGACGCCGGACAAGGATTACAAGGTGATCTACTCCGGCAAACATGACAACTCGATTACCGGCGTCCTGCGCGGCGATTACGATGCCGCCGCCGTGGCGGACGACGTGCTCGATCGCATGCTCACACGCGGCCTCGTCAAACCGAATGAATATCGCATCATTTACAAAAGCAAGCCGTTCCCTTCTGGCAGCATGGTGTTGGCGCATGATCTCGAACCTGCCTTGGCCAAAACCATTCGCGATTGCACGCTTTCCTACCGCTTTTCACCCGAACTGGTCGAGGCCTTTCAAGGCTCGGATCGATACGTGCCTCTCGATTACAAGCGCGATTTCGAAGGCGTGCGCGAGGTCGTCCTCAAGAGTGGCGAGGCGGTCGATCGTGCCGGCGCTGAACGCAAAACTGACAACAAGCTCACGGGCAAACCATGA
- a CDS encoding thiamine pyrophosphate-binding protein, whose product MKNSNSGAHASPVDAFPTHVSRTGGQILVDQLKIHGADLAFCVPGESYLPVLDALYASRDAIELITCRHESGAANMAEAYGKLTGKPGICFVTRGPGATNASIGVHTAFQDSTPMILFIGQVGSDFVEREAFQEIDYRRMFGEMAKWVAQIDRADRIPEFIAHAYQVATSGRMGPVVLALPEDMLSSQAEVADARAWQRVTTSPGEHALMRLSGLLQSAERPFVIVGGSGWGTESCADLKHFIDTQQLPIGCAFRFQDLFDNAHQNYAGDIGIGINPKLAARIKAADLVIAIGPRLGEMTTSGYGLINAPLPLQKLVHIHAGAEELGRVYQADLMINATMPAMARALAAMPRVTRAGVEAGVDAWTRDANADYQAWQARKEIPGKVQMWEVMQHLEGVLPADAILCNGAGNYATWVHRFHRYRGFRTQLAPTSGAMGYGVPAAIGAKALYRDRTVIAFAGDGCFLMTGQELATAVQYQLNVIFIVVNNGMYGTIRMHQEREYPGNVHATALTNPDFAAYARAFGAHGEVVENTAEFAPAFARAMKAGKPALIEIRIDPEAISPNTTLAAIRAAANG is encoded by the coding sequence ATGAAGAACTCAAATTCCGGCGCGCACGCTTCCCCCGTAGACGCTTTCCCCACGCACGTATCCCGCACCGGCGGTCAGATTCTGGTCGATCAACTGAAAATTCACGGCGCCGATCTCGCGTTCTGCGTGCCTGGCGAAAGCTACCTGCCGGTGCTCGATGCGCTGTACGCGAGCCGCGACGCGATCGAACTTATTACCTGCCGCCACGAAAGTGGCGCCGCGAACATGGCCGAAGCGTACGGCAAACTCACCGGGAAGCCCGGCATCTGCTTTGTGACGCGCGGGCCGGGCGCGACCAACGCGTCCATCGGCGTGCACACGGCGTTCCAGGATTCAACACCGATGATTCTCTTCATCGGTCAGGTCGGCAGCGATTTTGTCGAGCGCGAAGCCTTTCAGGAAATCGACTATCGCCGCATGTTTGGTGAGATGGCGAAATGGGTCGCGCAGATCGATCGCGCCGATCGCATCCCGGAATTCATCGCACACGCCTATCAGGTTGCGACCAGTGGGCGCATGGGGCCGGTGGTGCTGGCGTTGCCGGAGGACATGCTCTCCTCGCAGGCGGAGGTGGCCGATGCGCGCGCCTGGCAACGCGTGACGACATCGCCGGGCGAACACGCGTTGATGCGGTTATCCGGCCTGCTGCAGAGTGCCGAGCGCCCGTTCGTCATCGTCGGCGGCTCCGGCTGGGGCACGGAATCCTGCGCGGATCTAAAGCATTTCATCGATACGCAACAGCTGCCCATCGGCTGCGCGTTCCGGTTCCAGGATTTGTTTGATAACGCGCACCAGAATTACGCCGGCGATATCGGCATCGGCATTAACCCCAAACTGGCGGCTCGCATCAAAGCCGCCGACCTCGTGATCGCCATCGGCCCGCGGCTCGGCGAGATGACTACCAGTGGCTATGGCCTCATCAACGCACCGCTGCCGCTGCAAAAACTGGTGCACATTCACGCCGGCGCGGAAGAACTCGGCCGCGTCTATCAGGCCGACCTCATGATCAATGCCACGATGCCCGCGATGGCGCGTGCACTCGCCGCCATGCCACGCGTAACGCGCGCGGGCGTGGAAGCGGGTGTGGACGCATGGACGCGCGACGCCAACGCCGACTATCAGGCATGGCAGGCGCGAAAGGAAATCCCCGGCAAGGTGCAGATGTGGGAGGTCATGCAGCACCTTGAGGGCGTGCTGCCCGCCGACGCGATTCTCTGCAACGGCGCCGGCAACTACGCCACCTGGGTACATCGCTTCCATCGCTATCGCGGCTTCCGCACGCAGCTGGCGCCGACGTCGGGCGCGATGGGCTACGGTGTGCCCGCCGCGATCGGCGCCAAGGCTCTGTATCGTGACCGCACCGTCATCGCCTTCGCCGGCGACGGCTGCTTCCTCATGACCGGGCAGGAACTCGCCACCGCCGTGCAGTACCAGCTCAATGTGATTTTCATCGTCGTCAACAACGGCATGTATGGCACCATCCGCATGCATCAGGAACGCGAGTATCCCGGCAACGTGCACGCCACCGCGCTGACCAACCCGGATTTCGCCGCGTATGCGCGCGCGTTCGGTGCGCACGGTGAAGTGGTGGAGAACACCGCGGAATTCGCTCCAGCGTTTGCGCGCGCGATGAAGGCGGGCAAGCCGGCGTTGATCGAGATTAGGATTGATCCTGAAGCGATTTCGCCGAATACGACGTTGGCGGCGATACGGGCGGCGGCGAATGGGTAA
- a CDS encoding formate/nitrite transporter family protein — protein MSEIFDLDAYSPKQIAARVETIGVAKARLPLLSMLMLSMLAGAFIGLGGLYFVLVKSDPSLGFAARQVLGGVVFSLGLILVVVAGAELFTGNNLLAMAWAERRISTREVLRNWVIVCVGNFIGAAGLALLVYLSRHPEMNNGAIAKEYVAIAAAKVSMPFWTALFKAILCNVLVCMAVWMSLAGRSVIDKVAAIIFPISAFVAAGFEHSVANMFFIPLAMLLQTFDGVGAGAIAITWTGFFGNLVPVILGNILGGSVLVGLVYHIIYLRVPEKK, from the coding sequence ATGTCTGAGATTTTCGATCTTGATGCCTATTCCCCCAAGCAAATCGCCGCGCGGGTAGAGACCATCGGCGTCGCCAAGGCGCGCCTGCCGCTGCTGTCGATGCTGATGCTGAGCATGCTGGCCGGGGCGTTTATCGGTTTGGGTGGGTTGTACTTTGTGCTGGTCAAGTCCGACCCTTCGCTCGGTTTTGCGGCGCGGCAGGTACTCGGCGGCGTGGTATTTTCGTTGGGCCTGATTCTGGTGGTTGTCGCCGGCGCGGAGTTGTTCACCGGAAATAATCTGCTGGCGATGGCATGGGCAGAGCGGCGGATTTCCACGCGGGAGGTGCTGCGCAACTGGGTCATCGTCTGCGTCGGCAATTTCATCGGCGCGGCGGGATTGGCGCTGCTGGTTTATCTGTCCCGGCATCCGGAAATGAACAACGGCGCGATTGCGAAGGAATATGTCGCCATCGCCGCCGCCAAGGTCAGCATGCCGTTCTGGACGGCGCTTTTCAAAGCGATCCTCTGCAACGTGCTGGTCTGCATGGCGGTGTGGATGTCGCTCGCGGGACGCAGCGTAATCGACAAGGTGGCCGCCATCATCTTCCCCATCTCGGCGTTCGTCGCGGCCGGCTTCGAGCATAGCGTCGCGAACATGTTCTTCATCCCGCTGGCAATGCTGCTGCAGACCTTTGACGGCGTGGGAGCGGGCGCGATTGCAATTACGTGGACCGGTTTCTTCGGCAATCTGGTGCCGGTAATACTGGGCAATATCCTTGGCGGCAGTGTGCTGGTGGGACTGGTGTATCACATCATTTACCTTCGGGTGCCGGAAAAGAAGTGA
- a CDS encoding PaaI family thioesterase codes for MTDTKQSEIARIFERAPFIADLGIRLDSIVPGECRTSLVLAERHLQQDGFVHAGVQATMADHTAGAAAATLVASGQYVLSAEFRISLLRAAKGSHLTCVAKVLKAGSSLTVVESEVFCGTPDATRLVSKATVTLAVVGPRNEK; via the coding sequence ATGACCGACACCAAACAGAGTGAAATTGCGCGAATATTCGAGCGCGCGCCGTTTATCGCGGACCTTGGGATTCGCCTGGATTCAATTGTGCCGGGAGAATGCCGCACGTCGCTTGTGTTGGCCGAGCGTCACCTTCAGCAAGACGGATTCGTGCATGCCGGCGTTCAGGCAACCATGGCCGATCACACGGCCGGCGCGGCGGCCGCAACACTCGTCGCGAGCGGCCAGTACGTGCTTTCGGCCGAATTCAGGATCAGCCTGCTGCGCGCCGCGAAGGGTAGTCACCTCACCTGTGTCGCCAAGGTGTTGAAAGCGGGAAGTTCGCTGACGGTTGTCGAGTCCGAAGTTTTCTGTGGCACACCGGACGCGACGCGCCTGGTATCGAAGGCGACGGTGACGCTGGCCGTGGTGGGGCCGCGAAATGAAAAGTGA